AGTAGGCTTTTTGCTCTCTCTTCCTGTTATTTACTACGGGCTTATGCATTCTACAATTGTACCTTCTGTGGTAGCATATAAGAAGAGTGAGATTATTTTTGTAATGCCTCTTGCCATGCAGCTAATCTCGATGCATATTTTTGGAAATATTGCTCATGGTATGAGTATTGAGCCCAATCCTCTTGCCATGGCAGGCTGGATTGGTTTATTTGTGACTGCTTTGAATTTGATTCCTATTGGTCAGCTTGATGGAGGTCATGTTATCAGAGCACTTTTTCCAGAGAGATATACAACAATTTACCGGGGTGCCTTTATTCTACTTATAGTCCTTGGATTGTTTATATGGCCCGGGTGGCTATTCTGGGCTTTCATTGTGTATCTGCTCACAAGACTAAAACACCCCGGACCTCTCAATGATGTTTCTGGGCTGAGCAGAATGGAAAAGCTTCTTGGTATTGTTTATATCCTTCTTCTTGTCCTGAGCTTTGTACCTGTTCCCTTTCTGATGAGGTGATTATAGCAGCAGGTACCAGCAATAAGCTTGAGGCTGTTATCAAGCTTACTTAGGGCAATGTTCTCTCTTTTACACGAGAAAATAAGGCAGGGTTTAAAGGAGCTGGGTTTCATTGAACCAACAGATATTCAGACAGCAGCAATACCCGAAATACTCAAGGGCGGGCATGCTCTTCTGATTGCTCCCACAGGTATAGGCAAGACAGAGGCAGCTCTGCTGCCCATATTCAGCAGGTTTCTCGAGGCTGAGAAAAAGAAAGGTGTTACCATACTTTATATCACTCCACTACGGGCTCTCAATAGAGATTTAATGCAGCGCCTTGAGTGGTGGGGTGAGAAACTGGGGATAAGGATTGCTGTGCGCCACGGCGACACAAAACAGAGCGAGAGGAGGAAGCAGACTTTAAAGCCGCCTGATATGTTTATAACAACCCCCGAAACTCTTCAGGCTCTCCTCACAGGCAAGGTGTTGAGAAGGCATCTGAAAGATGTCGAGTATGTTGTGGTTGATGAGATTCATGAGCTGGCCGAGAGCAAGCGTGGAGCCCAGCTTTCAACAGCTCTGGAAAGGCTTTACGCCATTACAAACAGGGAGTTCCAGAGGATAGGGATAAGTGCAACTATTGGCAACCCTGAAGAAATTGCAAATTTTCTTGTATGGCATAAGAAAGTGAATATAATAAAAACAACCAATCCCAAGGCTATGAAAATTCAGGTTGAGTATCCAGAGCCAAAGAGGGAAGACAGGTATATCTCTGGTAAAATTCTCTCCAGCATATCAGTAGCCTCGAGAGTGAGAAGAATAGTTGAACTGGTTAAAGCTCACAATCGGGTTTTGATTTTTGTTAATACCAGAGAAACTGCAGAGGCTATTGCTTCAAGATTCAAAATTCTCGAAGAGCCTATTGGCATACACCATTCTTCTCTGTCCCAGGAGGTAAGAGTTGATACTGAGGATGAATTCAAAATGGGGAAGCTCAAGGCTTTAATAGCCACTTCCTCGCTGGAGCTGGGAATAGATATCGGGAGCGTGGACCTTGTAATCCAGTATAAGAGTCCCAGACAGGTTCTGAGGCTTGTGCAGCGGGTAGGCAGAGCGGGACATTCTCATAAAAAGGAAAGTAAGGGTGTTGTAATTGCGACTGACAGCGATGATGTCCTTGAAAGTCTGGTTATTACATGTAGGAGTCTTGATGGGAAGGTGGAGAGCGTTGAACCCTGGGAGAAGCCTTTTGATGTTCTTGCTCATCAGCTTGTAGGCCTGGCATTTGAGTACAGGAAGGTTAAGAAGGAACATGCTTTATTCCTTTTCAGGAGGAGTTATCCCTTCAGGGAGCTGGAGGAAGAGGAGCTTGATGAGACTCTCAGGCTTCTTTCCCAGCTTCGTATTCTCTGGGTAGAAGATGAGTACTTTGGAAGGACGAGGCGTTCTCTGGAGTATTATTATGGAAATCTTTCTACCATACCGGACGAAAGAAAATTTTTTGTCAGAAACTTTGCAACAGGAACGATGGTTGGAGTGCTGCATGAGCGTTTTGTTGCCAGCTATGCAGAACCCGGGTCAAAGATTATTTTTAAAGGCTCTCCCTGGCGTGTGCTCAGTATTACCGAGGATGAAATCACAGTTGAACCTCTGGACAGGGTTGAGGGCTCTGTACCAAGCTGGGTTGGTGAGGAGATACCGGTACCTTTCGAGATTGCTCAGGATGTGGCAGAGCTAATGGAGAGTGTTCTCGAAGAGGATATCAAAGCTCTTGATTCTTTTCCATGCACAGAATATACTAAAAGACAGGCAGTATCAAAAATAAGATACCATAAAAGAAAGGGGATTCCTGTTGCCATAAAAAATAGGCTTTTGGTGGAGCGGTTTAACAGTTTTGCTGTAATACATGCTCCCTTCGGACACAGGGTTAATCAGACTCTTGGAAGAGTATATTCCATGGTGCTCACATCATTGCTGGGTAGCAATATAACCTTCAGGGGAGATGCTTACAGAATAATCCTTCAGGCACCTTTCAATTTCAAAACGGATACCCTTGAGCAACTCTTCAGAATATCCCCTGATTTTGTTCAGCCCCTTCTGATATCAAATCTCAGGAGAACATCTCTCTTCAGATGGAAGTTTTCTCAGGTGGCAAAGCGCTTTGGCGTTATCTCTAAAGAGTTTTCATACGCAAATATAAGGAAAATGGACAGGGTGATAAATGCTTATAGGGATACGGTTGTATATAATGAAACTCTGAAGGAGATATTCAGGGACAATCTCAATGTGAAGAAGGC
This genomic interval from archaeon BMS3Bbin15 contains the following:
- the cshB gene encoding DEAD-box ATP-dependent RNA helicase CshB, giving the protein MFSLLHEKIRQGLKELGFIEPTDIQTAAIPEILKGGHALLIAPTGIGKTEAALLPIFSRFLEAEKKKGVTILYITPLRALNRDLMQRLEWWGEKLGIRIAVRHGDTKQSERRKQTLKPPDMFITTPETLQALLTGKVLRRHLKDVEYVVVDEIHELAESKRGAQLSTALERLYAITNREFQRIGISATIGNPEEIANFLVWHKKVNIIKTTNPKAMKIQVEYPEPKREDRYISGKILSSISVASRVRRIVELVKAHNRVLIFVNTRETAEAIASRFKILEEPIGIHHSSLSQEVRVDTEDEFKMGKLKALIATSSLELGIDIGSVDLVIQYKSPRQVLRLVQRVGRAGHSHKKESKGVVIATDSDDVLESLVITCRSLDGKVESVEPWEKPFDVLAHQLVGLAFEYRKVKKEHALFLFRRSYPFRELEEEELDETLRLLSQLRILWVEDEYFGRTRRSLEYYYGNLSTIPDERKFFVRNFATGTMVGVLHERFVASYAEPGSKIIFKGSPWRVLSITEDEITVEPLDRVEGSVPSWVGEEIPVPFEIAQDVAELMESVLEEDIKALDSFPCTEYTKRQAVSKIRYHKRKGIPVAIKNRLLVERFNSFAVIHAPFGHRVNQTLGRVYSMVLTSLLGSNITFRGDAYRIILQAPFNFKTDTLEQLFRISPDFVQPLLISNLRRTSLFRWKFSQVAKRFGVISKEFSYANIRKMDRVINAYRDTVVYNETLKEIFRDNLNVKKAKEVIEKIVLGEIEVELISLKGPSPIAELGFRNYGEVVVPEKAERLIAKAVKKRISDRRVELFCLYCGKWHESFMMKNIMEDIKCGKCSARMLAVLKGRDNRELMKLYRRFKRGEELSQEEKRRVKSMQTSASLFLSYGKKAVVAQAGIGIGPGVAKRVLSRARIGDEDSLYREIVKEERNYARTRVFWD